AAGAGTATCCGGGGGAAGGGTATTAGAGCTAAGAAGGTGTAATTAATAACTAAAATATGAGATAAAACGCCGGTGTATAAAAAAAATAATTGAAAAAGAGCGGCTTCCAAATACATGCGTCTATAGGCCAGCCAATAGGACGAGAAAAAAGTCGCAGGCCAATTCCAATAAAAATGCCGCTCTCCCGTCAAGAGTTTCTCAGCGGCTTGTTGGTAATAGCGATCAGCTTCATTACCATCCCCCTTTTCTATATAATTCAATAAAGTTTGTTTGGATATGCGTGCCATAGTTGCGTCCTGATTCATAAATTTCAAAACACCCAGTTACTTAACAATCTCGAGATTTGCAAATAAACGCCTTATAAAAGCGAGGGGCTTCTGTTGCCCGGTGCCCCTCCGACCGCGTTATTGAGAATTAAGCAGCAGCTGCTACAGCTGGTGCAGATCCCGCACCCATTGAAGGGGTTGGAACCGTAAAATTCTTAACAACGAATGCAGTATTTTTAGCTGCACTTATTTGATATAGCCCGATAACGGCGGTACAATGCCGGGCAAAAACCATACCTTTCAACGCACGTCGATCCTATTTCACCCCCACCAAAAGGGCCTATTTTTAAGGCCTTTTTGGTGGAGGCGCCGGGTACCGCCCCCGGGTCCGTATCGCCTATTGCGTATAGCGTTTATCACCATAGTCAGTTACCTGACACTATTAGTATAGTGATGTTTAATGAAAATTGCAAATTTTGTTAATATTTTGCCTAAGGATTAGGCTTTGCGAAAGCGTGATATAATTTGCCCATCAAGTTCGATAACTGCATGCCAATCGTTTAATCGACGATCCCAAGTAAGTCTATCCCCATATTGAGCTTCATAGATGACTGTTGGTTCTTCGTTTTCTTCTCGCAAAGCAATGCAGCGAACAATATAGGGTTTTTCACCTTTAATATCACGATAATGATAATAAATAGACCCGACTTCGGGGTCTGAGACCGTTATTTTTTCCTTGAGTTTTGTAGACATAACCTAAGCAGCAAGAGCGTGTTCAGGTTTTTGATGGGTCCACCAAGGTTCATCAAGATCTTTGAGATGACAAAGGATTTTCTCTACATGAAGACATATGGCTTTACCCCCAGAGAATAGCAAATGAACTTCTCCATCAATATCACCATGAACAGCCAATAAACAAAGAGGCTGATGACGATCTTTTTTGGGATGAATTCCATTGGCACGAATTTTATGAACATGGGAAAAGTAGATACCTGAATGAATCCGTTGATGGAGTTTAACCCCTTCATGTTCTTCGCCTGGGTGTTCCCAGCGAAAGCGATTTGCGAGGAGAACAAAAACCTTAGGATCTTTGTGGTAATGCATCGTTGTTGGATAGAGAATAGCATCCTGCAAATGGGCAGAGAAAATCTTTAAATCTGTATGATCCTCAGCTCTTAATTTAAGAGGCGTATGTTCTGTCGTCACTGGCTTCTCCCTGAATTCTTTCAATTTGTGCGCCACAAGCCCTTAATTTATGTTCTACTTTTTCATAGCCTCGGTCAAGATGATAAACGCGACTCACAACAGTTTCTCCTTGTGCTGCAAGACCCGCAAGAACGAGAGACACGGATGCCCGTAAATCTGTTGCCATTACTGGAGCACCTTTAAGGAATTTCTTACCACGAACTAAAGCTGTGTTGCCTTTCACTTGTATATCTGCCCCCATACGATTCAGTTCAGGAACATGCATAAAACGATTCTCAAAGATAGTTTCTCTAATAATAGAAGCGCCATCGGCAATAGTCATGAGTGCCATTATCTGAGCTTGGAGATCAGTGGCGTAACCAGGATAGGGCTCTGTCGTAATATCTACAGGTCCTAATCGACCTGTATGTTCTGCATGAATAGTATCTTTTGTGGTTGTAATCTTAATTCCTGCTTGCATTAAAACGGGTAAAACCGTGGGAATAAGAGTAGGATCTGTGTGAGTTAATAAGAGCGAGCCACCAGTGATTCCAGCGGCCATAATATAAGTTCCTGTTTCGATGCGGTCTGGCAAAATGCTATGAGTGGCTGCCTTGAGAGAATCAACCCCCTCAATTATTAAGGTTGTAGAGTCCAAACCAGTGATCTTGGCTCCCATCTTTATAAGACAATGGGCAAGGTCAGTTACTTCTGGCTCTTGAGCTGCATTAATAAGACGTGTGACGCCTTTGGCGAGTACCGCTGCCATCATAAGATTCTCGGTTCCTGTGACGGAGACTAATGGGAAAGTTATATCAGCACCTTTAAGACCTTTTGGAGCGCGTGCTGTTACATAGCCTGCTTCTAGCTCAATCTCCGCTCCCATTTGTTCAAGGCCCTTAATATGAAAATCAATAGGTCGAGTACCTATAGCGCAACCCCCAGGAAGAGATACACGCGCATAGCCTGTGCGAGCAACCAGAGGTCCCAAAACCAAAATTGAAGCGCGCATTTTGCGCACGAGATCATAAGGAGCTTCTTTATCATGAATATCATCGGCTTTAAGAATGATTTCATGGCTGCTTGGTACATGGGTAAGGCTGACGCCCATATGTTCCAAAACTTGAGCTAACGTTTCGATATCGTGGAGTTCAGGCAAGTTAGTCAATGTGAGAGGTTGATCCGTTAAAAGAGAGGCTGTCATCAATGGTAGCGCCGCGTTTTTGGCGCCAGAGATGCGAATAGTACCTTTTAGAGGGTTGCCTCCGATAATGCTGATTCTATCCATGGGTTATTCAGCTTGCTGTACGACGTCGAATAACGTGAGGGAGAGTAACTCCTTCTTGGCCCATATACTTTCCTTGACGATCTTTATAGGAAACTTCGCAGACATCAGTGGCTTTCAGGAACAAAAATTGGCATGCACCTTCATTGGCATAAATCTTGGCGGGGAGGGGGG
The sequence above is drawn from the Candidatus Nucleicultrix amoebiphila FS5 genome and encodes:
- a CDS encoding DUF1653 domain-containing protein, which gives rise to MSTKLKEKITVSDPEVGSIYYHYRDIKGEKPYIVRCIALREENEEPTVIYEAQYGDRLTWDRRLNDWHAVIELDGQIISRFRKA
- a CDS encoding DUF2948 family protein, encoding MTTEHTPLKLRAEDHTDLKIFSAHLQDAILYPTTMHYHKDPKVFVLLANRFRWEHPGEEHEGVKLHQRIHSGIYFSHVHKIRANGIHPKKDRHQPLCLLAVHGDIDGEVHLLFSGGKAICLHVEKILCHLKDLDEPWWTHQKPEHALAA
- the murA gene encoding UDP-N-acetylglucosamine 1-carboxyvinyltransferase codes for the protein MDRISIIGGNPLKGTIRISGAKNAALPLMTASLLTDQPLTLTNLPELHDIETLAQVLEHMGVSLTHVPSSHEIILKADDIHDKEAPYDLVRKMRASILVLGPLVARTGYARVSLPGGCAIGTRPIDFHIKGLEQMGAEIELEAGYVTARAPKGLKGADITFPLVSVTGTENLMMAAVLAKGVTRLINAAQEPEVTDLAHCLIKMGAKITGLDSTTLIIEGVDSLKAATHSILPDRIETGTYIMAAGITGGSLLLTHTDPTLIPTVLPVLMQAGIKITTTKDTIHAEHTGRLGPVDITTEPYPGYATDLQAQIMALMTIADGASIIRETIFENRFMHVPELNRMGADIQVKGNTALVRGKKFLKGAPVMATDLRASVSLVLAGLAAQGETVVSRVYHLDRGYEKVEHKLRACGAQIERIQGEASDDRTYAS